GATACCTTTTCAAACCTTGAATCAATGTTTGAATTTGCTAAGAAATTTACAGACGGTCTTAAAGTAAAAGCAAACCCAGAAGCTACAGGTCAACAAAAAGATCTAAAAGTATTTATGTTAGATTTTGGTCCAGCTGTTTATCAAAAATATCTGTGATCGAAATTAGGTAATTCAAGACAGTCTTGATTATGAAACCTTAAAGTTGAAAACAATCAATTTGATTTAGATTTTTCTAATCTAAGAAGAACTACTGATAAAAATACAATTGGAACCACTTACGATTTCTTTAAGAATAGCTATACAACTTTAGGATTAAACGATAATCAAGTTTTAAAATCAATTTATTTTGGAACTGGTGGAACATCTGATTGAACGTCATGAGATATTAGAACATATGATACAGCTTTCGGTATCGCTCCACATGTAGGATGAAACCAATCAGTTTTATCTCCTTTCACAATTAGAACGTTTAGAGCTAGTAGAGAAGCTGTTACTCAACAAGAAATCGATAACGCAAAAACTAACTTTGCACCAGCAAGTGATGTTTTATGAAAGACTCAATTAACTAAATTAGATAAAAGCAATCCAAATAGAAACACCTTCTGAATTGGAGGTTCATCTTTAGTTGGTATTTCAACTTCTAAACAAAGAGATGAACAAACTAAGAAATTCTTAGAATGATTATTCAATAATGACACCAGAATTAATGTGCCAGATTCTCCATTAAATAACCTATCAGTAAATCAAATCTTAAACAGTGTTTCTTCTTACGATTTAACTTCTAAAGAAGCTTTATCTGAAACAGCTCAAAAAGCACTTGAAGCTACTATTGCTAAAGAACAAACCGAAGTTGATAAAGTAAAAGGCAACCCAACTCCAGAAACATTCAGTAATCCCGACTGATCAAGAATTTATTTAAACAAGGGTGCTTTATCAAGTTTAACGGACTGATTAACATTCAAAAAAGAATTAACTTCGGATCCTTCTAATAACTCAATTGCTTTCATTCATACTGATGATACAGCAAATCGAATCCTATCTATTCTTAACGGTGCAGTTTCAGGAATTACGAGAGCACCTGAAGCAACAAATTTAACTAAAGAAAACCTACTAACTCAAATTAATGGTGCTTTAGGATCAACTAATTAATAGATAAAAATAATACTTTAACAATTATCAAGTATTTCATAGTATTTTCGCTAAGAAATGCTTGATATTTTTTTGTAAATAAAACAAATTTAACGGTAAAAACGATTCATTTTACAAAGAAATATTACCAATTATTAAAGACATATTATTTGTCATTTTTAAAATAATTTTGTCGAAGAGTCATTCATTGAGATCCTAAATTTAATAAATTAAATTATCTCCATCTTCAATCCATACATTAGTTAAGACCCTTTGAAAAATGTTGCAATTTTCACATCACTGATTAATTTATTTTTCAATACTAGTTATAAAAAATATTGATTTCTGGGTAACCAATAATTTTCATATCAAGTTTTTATATGACCGAACGAACAATTAGAGGAGTAAAGTAAAAGGAGGAAAATAAGATTAAATATAAATTTAATCTAAAAATAAGATAGGAAAAATTAATGAGAAAAAGAAATAAATTTTATATGTATTCCATTGCAGCTTTAAGCTCATTGGGAATATTTCTATCGTCATGTACTGGAGCAGCACGAACTGCACCAAAAGGAGAATTTGACGATAAAGTTGTAATTCAAACTGCACAAAACAGATTCTATCCATTAATGGCAGCATTTAGCCAATTAGTTGATCTATATAATAAAGAACACGCTAATACACCAGGTTTTTTACCTGTTGAATTACAACAAAGTGAAAAGACCAATGCTTCTAGAGAATTACAATTAACTAATAATGTTGTAGGAAGTATTCGTTCTAATTCACCATTAGTGCCAAACATTATCTTAGCAGATTTAAATGCAGCTTATGAGATTAATAGATATAATCGTCTATTAGATTTATCTAATAGTCCAATTATTAACGCTAACTATTTTGATAGCGATCTTTACAATAACTATAACAAAGTTACTGGATCTGATCAAAATGGTAATAAAGTTTATGCTATTCCTTTTAACTTAACAACTACTGATGGTTTAGTATTTAATAAACCTGTAATGAGTTTAATCTTTGACATGGTAGAAAAAGGTGGTGGAACTGTTGATAAAACTTCTGCAACCTACAAAGAGCTTCATCTAGATAATTACATGACTA
The Mycoplasma tullyi genome window above contains:
- a CDS encoding P68 family surface lipoprotein yields the protein MRKKTKFYMYSVAAFSSLGILLSSCSTAATGAARGQSASTQGGGSASTAPKGAFDDKIVIQTAQNRFFPLMHAFSQIVDLYNKQFANTPGFLPVELQQSEMTNATSEAQLTNNVVGSIRSNSPLVPNIILANLNSAYRINSFNRLLDLSNNPIINENYFDSDIYNNFNKIPGATENSDKVFAIPFNLTTTDSLVFNKPVMNLLFKLVKDGGGMVDENSEIYKELKMEEGSMDKIPANKKWKNLEVQNNQVYKDVKVSDDTFSNLESMFEFAKKFTDGLKVKANPEATGQQKDLKVFMLDFGPAVYQKYLWSKLGNSRQSWLWNLKVENNQFDLDFSNLRRTTDKNTIGTTYDFFKNSYTTLGLNDNQVLKSIYFGTGGTSDWTSWDIRTYDTAFGIAPHVGWNQSVLSPFTIRTFRASREAVTQQEIDNAKTNFAPASDVLWKTQLTKLDKSNPNRNTFWIGGSSLVGISTSKQRDEQTKKFLEWLFNNDTRINVPDSPLNNLSVNQILNSVSSYDLTSKEALSETAQKALEATIAKEQTEVDKVKGNPTPETFSNPDWSRIYLNKGALSSLTDWLTFKKELTSDPSNNSIAFIHTDDTANRILSILNGAVSGITRAPEATNLTKENLLTQINGALGSTN